TCGTAATACCCGTGCGTCTGTAAACCGATGAAGGTACACAGATGTAGCTGCAATGGATTAGAAGGCGGTGCGGAATATAAGAACGCCTACGTGATGTGACCGCAAATTTTCTTATATGCTTTATAATGAGGAGTCTATGTACTGGCTTTATTTGACTCGTTTATGCTAGAGCAGTTGTATGAATTTTCCCTATGTTAAAGGCGACTGATGAAAAGAATGCGCGTAGTTTCCGATTTAAAATTACAAAGTTCTAACTACTCTACGACGGCGAAGTACCATGAACTCCTAACTAACATTTTTAGTAATAAacattttcattcatttagTAAAAATAGTTAGGAGTTCGTGGTACTTCGTCGTCGTCTACGTTTTCAAGGGTCGACTGATTTAATGAACTTTAATTTAAAAGAGCAAACCTTTCATCTAACCGTAACAACAGTAACAAGGTTTGAGTATGGTGTCAATATTATATAAACTGCTAACCTCTTTATCTACAATCAGACAGTGACTACCTTTTTACAACTGTTCGGATGGGGTATGAGTACTGAAAAGCAGCAAAGCAATACtgttttgtgtaaaataatGATTAATTTTGAAACACTGTCACAAAATGATATAGAAAGGGGTGAATGTAGTACTGCCAGTATTTTATGGATCTCTGTGCATATTAACAGATTTATATTGCGTTGATACTACATTTGTACATTATGTGATGTAAGTTTCCATCAAATGATTATATGGTCAAGAAATAccgtaattttcttttgtattgtatcTAGGATTTTTATCAATGATACTCTTAAACTGTCAAGTTGTGTGgaatagatttaaaaaataaaattagtgcCTCAATGTTGGCAAGTTATGTTTCAGTTAGATGGAACATAGTTTCACTATGCCAAAGTCTGATAGAGCGTGCTTATATTTTCATTTagattttaagttcaaattattATTCATATAGGAATCAAAATTGTAACTTTGTATTTTATGATGATAGGATGGCAAAAATAAGATATATAATCAGTACTTTGACTTAAATCTCCAAAATGAACTTACGGAATTAGGCGCACGTCCTCCTGTAGAATTACCACGagcttgacactgacatattcgctagcgtctGTGTAACTTACTATGCCTCTCGTTCgaactggcatattagtgcgagcgacgttagcgaatatgtcagtgtcaaagttgTAGTTTGCCGTACTAGTACAAATTAAATGCTGGAATGGTCATAGCATTGATACTCTTGGACTTCATTTAAGGTAAATGGAGCTCCCTTTAGTGTGTACAGAAAGTCAAAATACTGATAGTATCATAATGTAAGGAACTTCGTTTGTAGAAGTTATGCGTGCTTTAGTTTCACTTCTCTCCACTCTTATCGAATGTTGCGCCGTTAATAACATTATTATTGTATACAAAGTCAATTtttgatacatattttatttacattattagtaACTATTAGTAATAAGATTTTGACacaatagatttttttatttctagacATTATTTATATTGTTGTGTCCATTATTGAATGCtcttaaaatatgtttatatttttaaggtcaCTGATTAATTGTCTACACATTCCAAATTTAGCATTTTGTGCAAGTAAAACTTGTATTTTTGGCATTTGCAATATTCTTATGAACACTTACTAGGATAAGGAGAGAATGTTTTGTCAGAGGCTGTACTTTGCAagcgtacagatgtagtgcataatacttttccttcgtattttctcggaaacgttcgtacttgtcatgctacttcagtcaacgtcagtactttttgtaccgagactgactgaaatagcaagacaggTTCGTACGaacgaaaataattatgcattacatctgtatATCTACGAACATACATTTATTTGGCGTGTTAATGCTTCAGAGTAGCTGTTATTCTACACATTTGGCTATAACAGCTTCTGTGAAGCTCATAAATCACCgcatattagatattatagatTTAATTATCTCTGCTATTGAATGAGTGCCATTCATCTTGAAAACTTGCttagtttaatttttatagAGATTCTTATATTTTATCGAATGAATTATTGTTTTCGTCCAAACTATTATtgctttaataataaaattttatatgcCTTAAATTGCCTTTCATTATATGAGTAGCcagtaaaacaaaatatttaactgtgattatttatttacaaataaacaaCATTAACTGTCAATTCTTCCACATTGAACATGTTAAAATAATTTACTAAGACGCTAACATTCTGCACCAGCAAGACACCAAGGTATTGACAGAACATTCCTTGAAAATAAAATCTAATTTGTTTTGCGATAGGGCAGAACTTATTTCTAGATGTTTACTTTAGCCTCTTGAAGAGGTCCTTGGTGACGCACTTGTCAAGGACATGGAGGTAGTCAATGAGCTCCTCCTCGCACGTCTCCGTGGTCTTGGAGCGAGAGGTGACGCGGTCTGAGCATTCCTGGTACTTGCCCCATAGGTTTTGTGCGTCAGGCTTCTGGGAGCAGGTCTCCTGGAAAAATCAATATTTGCTTTAGACAACAACTCATCTCGACTCATTACAAGTTTTCAGTTTAAGATCAGATTTTTTACTTGCAGCTAATATACAAAACTTTTAATTACCAAACATTATTTCAATTGTGCCAGAAGAATGGCTAGAGGAAAGGCTATTATTAAAACAGTAGGTCTTTAACTTCATTCATATACACAACACGAGGATCATAAATTCATAAATGTCAAAGATCAATTCTTATACTCCTGGTCTAAAGTTAAACTCTAGTGTCCGCGGCCctaatataagttttaattaatttacctTCATTAttaattggaacagagttgcatttgtttcgttatgtttgaatttgagaacaaaataaaatcaatttacTTGAGGTTACGTTTTaatacacatcggtaactcgtggcatttaggtagcacttaaaagattagtgatgagcacacatcggtaactcgtggcacttgacagtttctaacagactagtgatgtgacaatgttcttcctatacgagtcgagaaaaagaaaccactaaaaaaagggattaattaaactaatcttttaagtgctacctaaatgccactagttaccgatgtgtacatATTTAATATGCCCAGAATAGTATTCTTGAATCTTGCGACTAGCGAATGGAATATTGCATTTTCCTCCCATGTAATAAAATCTACTATGTTGATTCAAGGACTTTTAAGGGACTCTGATCTGGTTGATAGCCAGGGTTAGGTTATGAACTTTGAGAACAACAAGGTGTATGATACTAAGAAGTATTTATGTTACTATAAGATTGAACAGTACCCTCAATTCCTTCTGGGGATCAaccatttcttcttcttctccctCATCGGCCTTAACCACAGGAATGATCTTCTCAGCCATTATgcctaaaaatgaaaaaaagagACGTGTGACGCTAAACTGAAAACACTAGACTAGCTGTACACTACACTGTATCACGGTAATGATTGTTATGTGTTAAAAATTGCACGAAACTGCGAGaaaatacttataaaattaCCCAAATCGATGATGCAACGAGTCTGCGGACCTATCCGACCGATAGCAAGTAGATCAATGTTACtagaataaatattttacattttgtttatttcttacttaattttaaaattttctaGGAGAGCTCAGTTTAGTATGAAT
The window above is part of the Cydia splendana chromosome 19, ilCydSple1.2, whole genome shotgun sequence genome. Proteins encoded here:
- the LOC134800271 gene encoding cytochrome b-c1 complex subunit 6, mitochondrial-like → MAEKIIPVVKADEGEEEEMVDPQKELRETCSQKPDAQNLWGKYQECSDRVTSRSKTTETCEEELIDYLHVLDKCVTKDLFKRLK